From the Periophthalmus magnuspinnatus isolate fPerMag1 chromosome 1, fPerMag1.2.pri, whole genome shotgun sequence genome, one window contains:
- the tmed1b gene encoding transmembrane emp24 domain-containing protein 1b, translating to MNSLRWKTWAWGQWLVLIVMLESCLSPVQCFGGNLDSEFTYLLPPGRSECFFQSAIKNGTMEVEYQVIAGAGMDVDFSIISPHGISLFFEPRRSDGVHVVEPTEEGDYQICFDNTFSRFSEKLVFFEIIIEGRGGDVGGDDEWAGLDEPEGSLLEYKLDDIRESMDSLHRRLERSRQMQVVLRAFEARDRNLLEDNLWRVSFWSCASVVVLLCVALTQVYTVRKLFDDKRRVCT from the exons ATGAACTCTCTCCGGTGGAAAACATGGGCCTGGGGGCAGTGGCTCGTCCTTATCGTGATGTTGGAAAGTTGTTTAAGTCCGGTGCAGTGCTTTGGTGGGAACCTAGACAGCGAATTTACATATCTTTTACCACCCGGAAGAtctgagtgtttttttcagtctgCAATCAAAAATGGGACAATGGAAGTTGAATATCAG GTGATAGCAGGCGCTGGAATGGATGTGGACTTTTCCATCATCTCTCCACATGGCatcagtctgttttttgagcCTCGACGCTCAGATGGAGTTCATGT GGTCGAGCCCACAGAGGAGGGGGACTACCAGATCTGCTTTGACAATACTTTCAGCCGCTTTTCAGAAAAGTTGGTGTTTTTTGAGATCATCATTGAGGGACGAGGAGGCGATGTGGGAGGAGACGATGAGTGGGCGGGGCTGGACGAGCCTGAAGGGAGCTTACTGGAGTATAAGCTTGATGACATtcgg GAGTCCATGGACAGTTTGCACCGACGTTTGGAACGCAGTCGACAAATGCAGGTGGTGCTGCGAGCGTTTGAGGCGAGGGACCGAAACCTTCTAGAGGACAACCTGTGGAGAGTTTCTTTTTGGTCCTGTGCCAGTGTGGTGGTCCTGCTGTGCGTGGCTCTCACTCAg gtttACACTGTACGAAAACTGTTTGATGATAAGCGGAGAGTCTGCACATAG